A stretch of DNA from Roseovarius faecimaris:
CGATCAAGGAAATTGCCGATCAGATGGGGCATGCGGCATCGTTCCTGCCGAAATGGCACCATGAGAAGGTGGGCAGTTCGTCCCATGTGCACCAGTCGCTCTGGAAAGACGGCAACCCGGCCTTTTACGACGCGAATGACAGCCTGGGCATGTCCGCACTGATGAAAAGCTACATGGCGGGCCTGCTGAAATACGCACCGGATTTCACCTATTTCCTGGCCCCCTATATCAACAGCTACAAGCGGTTCCAGAAAGGCAGCTTCGCGCCCACGCGCACGATCTGGTCGGTGGACAACCGCACCGCGGGCTTCCGGCTTTGCGGGGACGGCACCAAGGCGGTGCGCGTGGAGTGCCGCATCGGTGGGTCGGACATCAACCCCTACCTTGCCATGGCCGCCCAGCTGGCCGCCGGGATCGCCGGAATCGAGGAGAAATTGGAGCTTTCTCCGCCGTTTTCGGGCGATGCCTACGCAGGCGAGACGGGTATGATTCCGCAAAATCTGCGCGATGCACGCGAGACTTTGATCAGTTCGGCCATGCTGCGCGCAGCGATGGGTGATGAGGTGATCGACCACTATGCTCGTGCCGCGGAAGTGGAGATCGAGGAGTTCGACCGCGTCGTGACCGACTATGAGATCGCGCGCGGGTTCGAGCTGGCGTAAAAGACTATCTTGCCTCCGGCGGGGCTATTTTGACCAAGAAGAAGGACGACAGGGCGATGGCTCAGGTGTTGAAATGCATTTCTCCGATTGACGGCTCGGTCTTTGCCGAGCGCGAGGTGCTGAGCCGGGACGCGGCGCAGGCCGTGGCCGACAAGGCGCGGGCAGCACAGGTCGGCTGGGCCGCGCGGCCGCTGGCAGAGCGGATCGAGCTCGTGCTTGCCGGAGTGGCCGCCGTGGGTGCGATGAATGACGAGGTGGTGCCCGAGCTCGCACATATGATGGGGCGTCCCATCCGTTATGGCGGAGAGTTTGGCGGCTTCGAGGAGCGCGCCACCCATATGGCGAAGATCGCTGAGGACGCGCTGGCGGATATCGCCGTGGGCGAGGATGCGACCTTCAAACGATATATCAAACGCGTTCCGCACGGGGTGGTGTTTGTCGTGGCGCCCTGGAACTACCCTTACATGACCGCGATCAACACAGTGGCCCCGGCGCTGATCGCCGGGAACACGGTGGTTCTGAAACACGCCACGCAGACGCTTCTGGTCGGGGAGCGCATGGCGCGCGCTTTCCATTCTGCTGGCGTGCCGGAAGAGGTGTTTCAGAACGTGTTCCTGGATCATGACACCACGTCGGCCCTGATCGCGGGACGCGCCTTTGACTTTGTCAATTTCACCGGCTCGGTGGGGGGCGGCCAGGCGATGGAGCGCGCGGCGGCAGGCACGTTCACCGGCCTTGGGCTGGAGCTTGGCGGCAAGGATCCGGGCTATGTGATGGAGGATGCCGATCTCGACGCGGCCGTGGACACTCTGATTGACGGGGCGATGTTCAATTCCGGGCAATGCTGCTGCGGCATCGAGCGGATTTACGTTGCCGAGAGCCTTTTCGACAGCTTTGTGGAGAAAGCCGTGGCGATCGTGAAGGGCTACAAGCTGGGCAATCCGCTGAACCCCGAGACCACACTGGGCCCGATGGCCAATGTGCGCTTTGCCGATGAGGTGCGCGCGCAGGTGAGCGAAGCGCTGGCCGATGGGGCGACGGCGCATATCGAGACCTTTGCCGAGGATGATGGCGGCGCTTATCTCAGCCCGCAAATTCTGACCAATGTGACCCATGACATGCGGGTGATGCGCGACGAAAGCTTTGGCCCTGTCGTGGGCATCATGCCGGTCAAGGATGACGACGAAGCCGTGGCGCTGATGAATGACAGCCAGTTCGGCCTGACCGCGAGCCTCTGGACGCGCGACCTTGACCGTGCCGCTGCCGTGGGCGACCGGATCGAAACCGGCACCGTGTTCATGAACCGGGCCGATTACCTTGACCCGGGCCTGTGCTGGACCGGATGCAAGGATACCGGACGCGGCGGCGGGCTCTCGGTTATCGGTTATCACAATCTTACACGTCCCAAATCCTACCATATGAAAAAGGTGACATCATGAGCCTGACAGGAAACTGGTCCTACCCGACCGCCATCAAATTCGGCGCAGGGCGCATTGCCGAACTGCCCGCCGCCTGTGCGCAGGCGGGCATCACCCGGCCCTTGCTGGTCACCGACAAGGGGCTCGCCGACTTGCCGGTGACCCAGGGCACGCTCGACATTCTCGACGCCGCGGGCTTTGGCCGCGCGATGTTCGCAGAGGTCGACCCGAACCCGAACGAACAAAACCTCGACGCGGGGATACGCGCCTACAAGGAAGGCGGACATGACGGGGTGATCGCCTTTGGTGGCGGCTCGGGGCTCGATCTGGGCAAGATGGTGGCCTTCATGGCCGGGCAAACGCGGCCCGTCTGGGATTTTGAGGATATCGGCGATTGGTGGACACGCGCGGATGCCGATGCGATTGCCCCGATCATTGCCGTGCCCACAACGGCGGGCACAGGTTCGGAAGTGGGGCGCGCGAGCGTGATCACCGACAGTGTGAGCCATGTGAAGAAGATCATCTTTCACCCCAAGGTGCTGCCCACCGTGGTGATTTGTGACCCGGAACTGACCGTTGGCATGCCCAAGTTCATCACGGCGGGGACGGGGCTTGATGCCTTTGCCCATTGTGTCGAGGCCTATTCCAGCCCGCATTACCACCCGATGAGCCAGGGGATCGCCCTGGAGGGTATGCGGCTCGTGGTCGAGAACCTGCCCCGTGCTTACAAGGACGGCACCGATATCGAAGCGCGGGCCAACATGATGTCCGCCGCCGCAATGGGCGCAACCGCCTTTCAGAAGGGTCTTGGCGCCATTCATGCCATGAGCCATCCGATCGGCGCGCATTTCAACACCCATCACGGCACCACGAACGCGGTCTGCATGCCGGCCGTTCTGGCCTTTAATGCGCCCGCCATCGCCGACCGGTTCGATCAGGCGGCGTCCTATATCGGCGTGAAGGGCGGGTTTGACGGGTTCCGTAAGTTTGTCGACGAGTTCAACGACTCCCTTGGCATCCCGAAACGGCTCAGCGATCTCGGGGTGACAGAGGACAGCATTCCCGACCTGGTGAAAGGCGCCATCATCGACCCGAGCTGTGGCGGCAATCCGATTGCGCTCACAGAAGAAAATCTGGACGGGCTGTTCAGGGCCGCGCTCTGAACCGGGTGCGTGATATCACGCACCCTACATCCGTCTCAGACCGGAAGGCGTAGCCCCGTAGTAGCGCTTCATCGCGCGGCTGAGTGCTGCGGGGCTTTCATACCCGTTGCGCAGCGCGATCTCGGCGATGCTGAGCGTACTGCCTTCCAGCATCTTGCGCGCCGAGGCAAGTCGCAAGTGGCGATAGACCGTGCCGGGCGGCGCACCAAGGCGGCTGCGATAGCGCCGGTCGAGCGTGCGCGGCTGGCACGAGAGGCGCCGTGAGAGATCATGGAGGCTGAGCGGGCGTTCCAGGTTCTCGCGCATCAAGGCGAGCGCCCGCCGCACCAGCGGATCCAGCACGGCGCCACGCTCCTGCGGGCTGTCCACCGGCGGATCGCCACGCATGAACAGCGCCTCGACATCAAGCCGCGTGGCCAGCCCTGCATGATCGGCAATCAGGTCGAGCGTCAGATCAAGCGCGGACATCGCCCCGGCGCAGGTCATCACACGGCCATCGCGCACGACCCGGACGCGCTCGGCCTCGACCTCCAGAAACCGTTCGGTGAAGCTGTCCAGCAGGTCCCAATGCACCGTGGCGCGCCGGCCATTGAGCAACCCGGCGGAGGCAAGAAGCCACGGCCCGGCATCCATTCCGACCGTTACACGCGCCTTGCCCGTAGCCTGGCGCAGGGCGCGGCGGGTTTGCGGCGTGTCATGCACGTCATGCGCATAGCTTGCCAGAACAAAGAGATAATCGCAGGAACTCAGGCCGCCCAGCCGTGCATGGGGAACCACCTGCATGGCGCTGGAGGACAGCACGGGCGCACCGGTCTGGGTGAGGATATCCCATTCAAAGACACGCGCACGATTGAGCGTATTGGCGGCGCGCAAAGGCTCCAGGCAATTGGCCAGACACAGGTTGGAAAACTGATCGAAGATCAGGATGGCGATGCGCACGGGCGCGGTGGTCTCTTTTGTCCATTCCGGCATAATAATTGTCACTTACAGCAAACTCACGACTCATAGCAGAGCGCTACGCTCTGGCAAACCACATTCCGGAGGATCGTTATGCCGCTTGAAATGAATCGCGAGGTTTTCATCACCTGTGCCGTGACCGGCGGAGGCGGCACGCAGGACCGCAGCCCGCATGTGCCGCGCTCGCCCAAGCAGATCGCCGAGAGCGCGATTGCCGCGGCCAAGGCCGGGGCGGCGGTGGTGCATTGCCATGTGCGCGACCCGGAAACGGGCGCACCGGCGCGTGATCCGAAGCTTTACCGCGAACTCACCGATCGCATTCGCGACGCCGAAACCGACGTGGTTCTGAACCTGACCGCCGGCATGGGAGGCGATGTGATCTTCGGCTCACCGGAATCCCCCCTGCCGCTCTCGAACAGCACCGACATGGTCGGGGCCACCGAACGTGTGGCGCATGTGGCCGAATGCCTGCCCGAGATCTGCACGCTCGATTGCGGCACGATGAACTTCGCCGAGGCCGACTATGTGATGACCAACACGCCCGGCATGCTGACCGCCATGGGCCAGATGATGACCGATCTCGACGTGAAACCCGAGATCGAAGCCTTCGATACCGGCCATCTGTGGTACGCTAAGGAGCTGGTGAAAAACGGCGTGCTCAAAAGCCCCGCCCTGGTGCAGCTGTGCATGGGTGTGCCCTGGGGCGCGCCCGATGACCTCAACACCTTCATGGCCATGGTCAACAACGTGCCGGACGACTGGACCTTTTCCGCCTTCGGGCTGGGCCGTCACCAGATGCCCTATGTGGCCGCTGCCGTTCTGGCCGGGGGTAACGTGCGCGTCGGGCTGGAAGACAACCTGATGCTCGACCGGGGCGTGCTGGCCGAGAACTGGCAATTGGTGGAACGCGCGGGCACGATCATCGAAAACCTCGGTGCACGTGTCATCGGCCCCGAGGAAGTCCGCGCCAAGCTTGGCCTGACGAAACGCGCGCCGGTGTCATGATCCGCACCGGAGCCGTCCTGTTCGCCGTGATGACCCTGGCCGCATGCCAGCCTGAACCGTTCGGGCGCAGCACGATCGAGCTGCGCGACGACCGGCGGCAATGCGAGGCTGAGGGCGGGCGGTTCGAGAGAGGCGGCCTCACCGGTGCGCTGATGTGTTTCCAAGAGACCCCTGATGCCGGGGCGGCCTGCACCAAAGGGACCGATTGCAGCGGTCTGTGCCTTGCAAATGCAGACGGCCCCGGCGGGGCGTGTTCCTCGGTCAGGCCGCTCTTTGGATGCCATGAGATGTTTGACGAACGCGGAGAGAAGGTAGTGATATGCATAGACTGACATGCCTCACGGCCATGATCTGCCTCCCGGCGCTGGCCCAGGCTGCCCCCTGGCACGGCATCTGGAGCGCCGAGCCCGACTGGTGCGTCAACGCCGAGCGGATCGGCAGTGTGACCCCTGCCCCGATCCTGCTGAGCGCGTCCGAAATGCTGGGCTATGAAAACAGTTGCGATATCACCGCCGTGGACGAGGTCGACGGGCTGAGCGCCTGGCAAATCGACATAACCTGCCAATCCGAAGGCGATCTCTATGAAGAGCGCCGCCTGATCATGGTGGATGGCGACCGTATGTGGATGTGGTTCGGCGCGGACGAGCCGCTGCTCTTTACCCGGTGCCCCGCATGAGCCGCCGGGTGCTGATCACCGGGGCGGGCTCGGGCATCGGGTTGACCCTTGCGCGCCGCTTTGCGGCCGAAGGCGATCGCGTTGCCCTGTGCGATGCCCGCGCCGACGCGATTGCGAAGGTGCAAGCCGAGCACCCGGATTTCCTTGCACGCCAGGCGGATGTGATCGACGAGGCGCAAATGGACGCGTTTCTGTCCGAGGTCGAGACCGAGTGGGGCGGCGTCGATGTCGTCTGTGCCAATGCAGGTACGGGCGGGCCCGCGGGCCGGATCGAGGATATGACCTATGACGACTGGAAAGACTGCGTCGCGGTCAACCTCTTCGGCACGTTCCTGACCTGCCGCTGGGCCGCACGCCTGATGCGCGCACAAGGTCATGGGCTGATCATTCTGACCACCTCCACCGCGGGCCTGTTCGGCTACCCGCTGCGCTCGCCCTATGCCACGGCCAAATGGGGCCTGGTGGGCCTGACCAAGACCTTAGCCGGTGAACTGGGATCGGCGGGCGTGCGCGTGAATGCCATTGCGCCGGGGGCCGTGGAAGGCGACCGGATGGAGCGGGTGCTGGCCAATGAAAGCGCCGCTTCGGGGCGGCCCATCGAGGAGCTGCGCCAGACCTATGTGAAGGGCGTCAGCCTCAAAACCTGGGTCAGCGCCGACGATCTGGCGGATATGGCGCTGTTTTTAGCCTCCTCCGCCGCATCCAAGATCTCGGGTCAGATCATGGCCGTCGACGGCCACACCGAAAGCCTGGTGCCATGAGCCTGCGTCCGGCTGCCGCCGCCGGCCTTGCTGCGACGCTTCTGGCGGGCTGCCTTGCGGCACCCTCGTCCGACGACCCCAGTCTGTTGCGCAACCCGACCGTGCCGCTGTCAATCATCTCGCGCGGCGGGGCCGATGCGATGGCAGGGACATGGCAGGTGCGGGCCTCTTCACCGGGCTATGGTGACATTCAGACGCTGGACTTCGATACCAAAGGCGGCGGCCAACACTCTGTCGCGTTCCTGCAAGCGGGATGCGATGCATCCGGTGGCTGCGAGGCCGTCACCGATGGTTGGCTGGCCGAACCTCTGGCACAGAACCGCTGGCGGCTGACCTCGGAAACCGACGAGAGCGATATGGAACTCTGGGTGATCTGGATCGACGACGGCTATCGCACCGCCGCCATCGGCTCGCCCGACAGTGATCTGGCCTTCATCCTCGATCGCAAGCCCAAGGGCGGGGCAGACCGCATCACTGCGGCGCGCGAGGTGCTGGCCTTCAACGGATACAACATGGCCGCGTTCGTGACGCGCTAAGGGAGACACGTATATGACCAAGACAGCAGCAATCATCGGCGGTGGTGTGATCGGCGGCGGCTGGGCCGCACGGTTCACGCTCAACGGATGGGACGTGAAGGTCTATGACCCCGACCCGGAAGCGGAACGCAAGATCGGCGAGGTCATGACCAATGCCCGCCGCGCCCTGCCGATGCTGGTCGATCAACCCATGCCCGAGCCAGGAAGCATGACGCTCTGTTCGACACTGGAAGAGGCCGCGACCGGGGCCGAACTGATCGTCGAGGCCGTCCCCGAGCGCGTCGAGATCAAGCATAAGGTCTATGCCCAGATCGAGGCGGTGAACACCGATGGGATCATTGCCTCCTCCACCTCCGGCATCATGCCCACCGATCTGCAATCGCAGATGGCCCATCCCGGCCGCCTGATCGTCGCGCACCCGTTCAACCCGGTCTACCTTCTGCCGCTGGTCGAGCTGGTGGCAGGCGAAAAGACCGACGCGCAGCATATCGAGGCCGCCAAGGAGATTTACAGCTCTCTCGGCATGTATCCGCTGCATTGCCGGGTCGAGATCGAGGGCTTCCTCAGCGACCGCCTTCAGGAAGCGCTCTGGCGCGAGGCGCTCTGGCTCCTGCATGACGATGTGGCCACCGCCGATGAGATCGACGCCGCCATCGCCTATGGTCCGGGCCTTCGCTGGGCCCAGATGGGCACGATGCAGACCTTCCACCTTGCCGGCGGCGAAGGCGGTATGCGCGCCATGCTGGCCATGTTCGGCCCCTGCCTCAAATGGCCCTGGACCAAGCTGATGGACGTGCCTGAGCTGACAGATGACTTCGTCAACAAGGTCGGCGGCCAGTGCGAGACGCAGGCAGGCGACCTTGGCCCGCGTGACCTTGAGCGTATTCGCGACGACAATCTCATCGGCATTATCCGCAGCCTGAAACAGAACAACTGGGGCGCCGGGGCCGTGGCCCGCGCGCATTCCAACGCCCTGCGCCCGGCGATGGACGACACTAAGCCGCTGCTCACGCAAAACCGTGTGGTGCCTGTGGACTGGACCGATATCAACGGCCACATGAACGAAGGCCGCTATGGCCAGATCTTCAGCGACGCCGCCGAAGAGGTCATGGCCCATGTCGGCGCGGATGAGGCCTATATCGAAGGGGGCCTCAGCTATTTCACCGTCGAGACAACGGTGAAGTACATCGCCGAGACCCATGCAGGCGAGCGTGTGCATGTCTACACCACCGTCACCCAGGGCGAGGGCAAGAAGCTGCGCTGTTTCCACGAAATGAAACGCGCCAGCGACGGCGAGCTGATGGCCACCTGTGATCAGTTCATGCTGCATGTCAGCCTGGAAACCCGTCGTACCTGCGACCCCGCCCCCGATGTCAAAGCCAAAGTCGAGGCGCTGGCCGCCTTGCATGCCTCGGAGTAAGCCCCATGGATTTCGCGCTCACCGAAGAACAGCAGATGATCATCGACACCACGCGCAGTTTTGTCGAGAACGAGCTTTACCCGCATGAGCTGGAGATCGAGCGCACCGGTCATCTGCCGATGGAGCTTATCAAGGAGATCCAGGCCAAGGCGATGGAGGCCGGGCTTTACGCCGCCAACATGCCCGAAGAGGTGGGCGGGGCCGGCCTCGATACGCTGACCTGGCTGATGTATGAGCGCGAGCTGGGCCGTGCCAACTACGCCCTGCACTGGACCTGCGTCGCGCGTCCCTCGAATATCCTGTTGGCAGGCACCGACGAGCAGAAGGAAAAATACCTCTTCCCCTGCATCCAGGGCGAGAAATGGGACTGCCTCGCCATGACCGAGCCGGGGGCCGGCTCTGACCTGCGCGGCATGAAGGCGACGGCGCGCGAGGATGGCGATGATTTCATCCTGAATGGCACCAAGCATTTCATCTCTCATGCCGATATCGCCGATTTCTCCATCGTTTTCATGGCCACCGGTGAAGAGGACACGCCGCGCGGCCCGAAAAAGCTGATCACCGCCTTTTTCGTCGACAAGGGCACGCCGGGCTTTAGCGTGCGCGAGGGCTATCGCAACGTGAGCCACCGAGGCTACACAAATGCCGTGCTGGAATTTGATGACTGCCGCCTGCCCAAATCGGCAGTGCTGGGCGAAGTGCATAAAGGCTTTCAGGTGGCCAATGACTGGCTTGGGGCCACGCGGCTTCAGGTCGCCGCCACCTGCCTGGGACGGGCCGAACGCGCGCTGGAACACGCCACCGCCTATGCCGCCGAGCGTCGCCAGTTCGGCCAGCAGATCGGCAAATTCCAGGGCATTTCCTTCAAGCTGGCCGATATGGCGACTGAGCTGCGCGCCGCCGAGCTGCTCACCTGGATGGGCGGCTGGAAGTTCGATCAGGGCACGGTAACCGAGACAGACATGTCCATGGCCAAGCTCAAGGCCACCGAGATGCTCGCCATGGTGGCCGATGAGGCCATTCAGATCCACGGCGGCATGGGCCTGATGGACGAGCTGCCGCTGGAACGGATCTGGCGTGACGCGCGGGTGGAACGCATCTGGGAAGGCACATCGGAGATTCAGCGCCACATCATCAGCCGCGAGATGCTGCGCCCGCTTGGAGGCTGATCCGCCCATGCCCCCACCGTTTTCCCCCAGCGCCGAAGCCCTGGCCTTTCTCGCGGACCCGGCCAACCGCAACACCTGGAGCTATGACGTCAGCGCCCTCCCGGCGGAACGTGCCGCGCGCCGGGTCGAGGGCGAGGCGATGCGCCCCGGCATCCTGGCGCGCACCGGTGTCACGCTGGACTGGCAGGACGTGGCCGGGATCGAAACATTGGTGATCACGCCGGGCGGCTGGGATGGCTCTGCGCAGGCGCTCTATCTCTTCGGCGGGGCGTTCATCATGGGCGGGCCGATCGAGGATCTGATGATCAGCGCGGCCCTCGCCGCCCAGACCGGCCTTCAGGTGCTCAGCCCCGCCTATCGCCTGGCCCCCGAGGCCCCCTTTCCCGCCGGGCTTGACGATGCGCTTGCCGTTGCCCGCGCCATGCACCCCCGCGCCGTGATCGGCGAATCCGCCGGTGGCAACTTTGCGGTCTCCGTCACACGCGCACTTGTGGAGGATGGCACGCCCCCCGCCGCCCTCGCCCTGCTGTCGCCAGCGGTCGATATGTCGCCCGCGTTCGACCCTTACGATGCACCGGATGATCCCACGCTCTACCCCCCGCTGGTGGCAGACCTGCCGGGACATTACGCTCCCGGAACTGACCCGTTCGACCCGCGCCTCTCACCCCTTTATTGCAGCTTCTCCTCCGCATGGCCGCCCTGCCTGATCACGACCGGCACGCGGGACATGTTCCTCATCCAATGCGCCCGCCTTGCCCGTGCCATGCGCGAGGCCGAGGCCCCTGTCAACCTCCGTGTCTGGGACAGTCTATGGCATGTGTTCGAATACTACCCCGATATCCCCGAAGCCGCGGCCTCGCTCGCCGAAATCGCCCGCTTCCTGACAGAGGTCACGCCGTCCGAATGATGCCCCACCCTTCTTTCATTGTTCCGAAAATACTCAAATCTCTGCCACAGCCGCTTGCGAAAGGCCTGCCATGCCGCGTGATCTGAGCCGCCTGTTCCGCCCCCGCTCCATCGCCGTCGTGGGCGGTGGGGCCTGGTGCGCCAATGTGATCGAGCAATGCCGCAAGATGGGCTTTGATGGCCCGATCTGGCCGGTGCACCCGACCAAACCCGAGATTGGCGGCCTGCCTGCCACGGCACGGCTCGAAGACCTGCCGGAACCGCCCGATGCCACCTTCATCGGCGTGAACCGCTATGTCACGGTCGAAACGGTGCAGCTTTTGTCCTCCATGGGCGCGGGTGGTGCGGTCTGTTTCGCCAGCGGTTTCCGCGAGGCCGAGGCCGAGACCGGCGACGGGGCCAGCCTGCAGGAGGCATTGCTGAAGGCGGCGGGCGAAATGCCGATTGTCGGGCCCAACTGCTACGGCTTTATCAACTATCTCGATGGGGCGCTTCTGTGGCCCGATCAGCATGGCGGACAGCGCGTCGACCGCGGCGTGGCATTGCTTACGCAAAGCTCCAACATGGCGATCAACATCACCATGCAGACCCGTGGCCTGCCGCTCGCCTATGTGGCGACCGCGGGCAATCAGGCGCAGGTCGGGCTGGCCGAGATCGGTCAGGTGCTGCTCGCTGATGAGCGGGTCACCGCGCTTGGCCTGCATATCGAGGGGATCGGCGATCTGCGCGCCTTCGAAGCCCTAGCCGAGACGGCGC
This window harbors:
- a CDS encoding aldehyde dehydrogenase family protein, encoding MAQVLKCISPIDGSVFAEREVLSRDAAQAVADKARAAQVGWAARPLAERIELVLAGVAAVGAMNDEVVPELAHMMGRPIRYGGEFGGFEERATHMAKIAEDALADIAVGEDATFKRYIKRVPHGVVFVVAPWNYPYMTAINTVAPALIAGNTVVLKHATQTLLVGERMARAFHSAGVPEEVFQNVFLDHDTTSALIAGRAFDFVNFTGSVGGGQAMERAAAGTFTGLGLELGGKDPGYVMEDADLDAAVDTLIDGAMFNSGQCCCGIERIYVAESLFDSFVEKAVAIVKGYKLGNPLNPETTLGPMANVRFADEVRAQVSEALADGATAHIETFAEDDGGAYLSPQILTNVTHDMRVMRDESFGPVVGIMPVKDDDEAVALMNDSQFGLTASLWTRDLDRAAAVGDRIETGTVFMNRADYLDPGLCWTGCKDTGRGGGLSVIGYHNLTRPKSYHMKKVTS
- a CDS encoding iron-containing alcohol dehydrogenase — protein: MSLTGNWSYPTAIKFGAGRIAELPAACAQAGITRPLLVTDKGLADLPVTQGTLDILDAAGFGRAMFAEVDPNPNEQNLDAGIRAYKEGGHDGVIAFGGGSGLDLGKMVAFMAGQTRPVWDFEDIGDWWTRADADAIAPIIAVPTTAGTGSEVGRASVITDSVSHVKKIIFHPKVLPTVVICDPELTVGMPKFITAGTGLDAFAHCVEAYSSPHYHPMSQGIALEGMRLVVENLPRAYKDGTDIEARANMMSAAAMGATAFQKGLGAIHAMSHPIGAHFNTHHGTTNAVCMPAVLAFNAPAIADRFDQAASYIGVKGGFDGFRKFVDEFNDSLGIPKRLSDLGVTEDSIPDLVKGAIIDPSCGGNPIALTEENLDGLFRAAL
- a CDS encoding GlxA family transcriptional regulator, with protein sequence MPEWTKETTAPVRIAILIFDQFSNLCLANCLEPLRAANTLNRARVFEWDILTQTGAPVLSSSAMQVVPHARLGGLSSCDYLFVLASYAHDVHDTPQTRRALRQATGKARVTVGMDAGPWLLASAGLLNGRRATVHWDLLDSFTERFLEVEAERVRVVRDGRVMTCAGAMSALDLTLDLIADHAGLATRLDVEALFMRGDPPVDSPQERGAVLDPLVRRALALMRENLERPLSLHDLSRRLSCQPRTLDRRYRSRLGAPPGTVYRHLRLASARKMLEGSTLSIAEIALRNGYESPAALSRAMKRYYGATPSGLRRM
- a CDS encoding 3-keto-5-aminohexanoate cleavage protein, whose product is MPLEMNREVFITCAVTGGGGTQDRSPHVPRSPKQIAESAIAAAKAGAAVVHCHVRDPETGAPARDPKLYRELTDRIRDAETDVVLNLTAGMGGDVIFGSPESPLPLSNSTDMVGATERVAHVAECLPEICTLDCGTMNFAEADYVMTNTPGMLTAMGQMMTDLDVKPEIEAFDTGHLWYAKELVKNGVLKSPALVQLCMGVPWGAPDDLNTFMAMVNNVPDDWTFSAFGLGRHQMPYVAAAVLAGGNVRVGLEDNLMLDRGVLAENWQLVERAGTIIENLGARVIGPEEVRAKLGLTKRAPVS
- a CDS encoding SDR family oxidoreductase; the encoded protein is MSRRVLITGAGSGIGLTLARRFAAEGDRVALCDARADAIAKVQAEHPDFLARQADVIDEAQMDAFLSEVETEWGGVDVVCANAGTGGPAGRIEDMTYDDWKDCVAVNLFGTFLTCRWAARLMRAQGHGLIILTTSTAGLFGYPLRSPYATAKWGLVGLTKTLAGELGSAGVRVNAIAPGAVEGDRMERVLANESAASGRPIEELRQTYVKGVSLKTWVSADDLADMALFLASSAASKISGQIMAVDGHTESLVP
- a CDS encoding lipocalin family protein, translated to MSLRPAAAAGLAATLLAGCLAAPSSDDPSLLRNPTVPLSIISRGGADAMAGTWQVRASSPGYGDIQTLDFDTKGGGQHSVAFLQAGCDASGGCEAVTDGWLAEPLAQNRWRLTSETDESDMELWVIWIDDGYRTAAIGSPDSDLAFILDRKPKGGADRITAAREVLAFNGYNMAAFVTR
- a CDS encoding carnitine 3-dehydrogenase produces the protein MTKTAAIIGGGVIGGGWAARFTLNGWDVKVYDPDPEAERKIGEVMTNARRALPMLVDQPMPEPGSMTLCSTLEEAATGAELIVEAVPERVEIKHKVYAQIEAVNTDGIIASSTSGIMPTDLQSQMAHPGRLIVAHPFNPVYLLPLVELVAGEKTDAQHIEAAKEIYSSLGMYPLHCRVEIEGFLSDRLQEALWREALWLLHDDVATADEIDAAIAYGPGLRWAQMGTMQTFHLAGGEGGMRAMLAMFGPCLKWPWTKLMDVPELTDDFVNKVGGQCETQAGDLGPRDLERIRDDNLIGIIRSLKQNNWGAGAVARAHSNALRPAMDDTKPLLTQNRVVPVDWTDINGHMNEGRYGQIFSDAAEEVMAHVGADEAYIEGGLSYFTVETTVKYIAETHAGERVHVYTTVTQGEGKKLRCFHEMKRASDGELMATCDQFMLHVSLETRRTCDPAPDVKAKVEALAALHASE
- a CDS encoding acyl-CoA dehydrogenase family protein; protein product: MDFALTEEQQMIIDTTRSFVENELYPHELEIERTGHLPMELIKEIQAKAMEAGLYAANMPEEVGGAGLDTLTWLMYERELGRANYALHWTCVARPSNILLAGTDEQKEKYLFPCIQGEKWDCLAMTEPGAGSDLRGMKATAREDGDDFILNGTKHFISHADIADFSIVFMATGEEDTPRGPKKLITAFFVDKGTPGFSVREGYRNVSHRGYTNAVLEFDDCRLPKSAVLGEVHKGFQVANDWLGATRLQVAATCLGRAERALEHATAYAAERRQFGQQIGKFQGISFKLADMATELRAAELLTWMGGWKFDQGTVTETDMSMAKLKATEMLAMVADEAIQIHGGMGLMDELPLERIWRDARVERIWEGTSEIQRHIISREMLRPLGG
- a CDS encoding alpha/beta hydrolase fold domain-containing protein, whose amino-acid sequence is MPPPFSPSAEALAFLADPANRNTWSYDVSALPAERAARRVEGEAMRPGILARTGVTLDWQDVAGIETLVITPGGWDGSAQALYLFGGAFIMGGPIEDLMISAALAAQTGLQVLSPAYRLAPEAPFPAGLDDALAVARAMHPRAVIGESAGGNFAVSVTRALVEDGTPPAALALLSPAVDMSPAFDPYDAPDDPTLYPPLVADLPGHYAPGTDPFDPRLSPLYCSFSSAWPPCLITTGTRDMFLIQCARLARAMREAEAPVNLRVWDSLWHVFEYYPDIPEAAASLAEIARFLTEVTPSE